DNA from Candidatus Eremiobacteraceae bacterium:
CCCGCATTCGGGATTGGGGCAGCGCCCGTCGATGAGCTTGCTTTCGACCCAGAAGGTCTCATCGGTACGGCAATACCAGCCTTCGTACTTGCCGGGCTCGATATCGCGGCGGTCTCGCAGCACGGTGAAGATGCGCTGCACCGCTTTCTCGTGCTCGGGATCGGTGGTGCGGATGAACTGGTCGTAGCTGATGTTCAGTTCGCGCCACTGCGCCTTCCAGCGCTCGACGATCTCGTCGACGAACTGCTTGGGGGTTTTGCCCTGCGCCGCAGCCGCGTCGGCGATCTTCTGCGCGTGCTCGTCCGTCCCGGTCAGAAACCATGCGCGTCCGTCGCCGGTCACGCGATGAAGGCGCGCGAGGACGTCGGCCGCGATGGTCGTGTAGCCGTGCCCGATATGCGGCGTGCTGTTGGTGTAGTACAGCGGCGTCGTGAGATAGAACGTGTCTTTGGCCATATATCAGCGGTTGTTTGCGCGCTAGCGGTGGAGCGCCTGCCAGAGCAGCCGCGCCGCGACCATCCATGCCACGGCCAGGAAGACGAACCGGACAAAGACTGCGCCGCGGACGATCGCCAGACGCGAACCGGTGAAGCTGCCCGCGACCGCGCAGACGGCCATGACCACGCCGATTTGATAATCGATGGTGCCGGCCAGCGCGAAGACGATGATGGCGCCGAGATTCGACGCGAAGTTGGTCGCTTTGGCCAGGCCCGAGGCTGCCAAGAAATCGACGCCCAGCCACGCGACGAAAAGAAAGATCATGAACACGCCCGCGCCGGGCCCGAAGAAGCCGTCGTAGTATCCGGTGGCCAAACCGATCGCCCCGGAACGCCACACCGAGCGCTGAACCACCGCGCCAGTAAACCGCGCTCCAAGTTGCGGCCGCAGCGCGACGACCGCCGAGACGACGAGCAGCAGCGCCGACACGATGACGCGCAGCAGTTTTGGGTCGAGCAGCAGCACGGTGCGTGCGCCCAGCAGCGCGCCGGCGAACGCCGCAAGCGCGCTTGCCGTGACGATCGGCCAACGGATCTGGCGCGCGGCCGCGAAGGTGGCGGTCGCCGTCGCCGTGCCGGCGATACCTGACAGCTTGTTGGTGCCCAGCGCCAGCGAGACCGGCATGCCGGTGAGCAGCAGCGCCGGCAGATTGATGAGCCCGCCGCCACCGACCACCGCATCGACGGCGGCGGCGA
Protein-coding regions in this window:
- a CDS encoding TSUP family transporter; the encoded protein is MHVEPWVLVALGATAFVAAAVDAVVGGGGLINLPALLLTGMPVSLALGTNKLSGIAGTATATATFAAARQIRWPIVTASALAAFAGALLGARTVLLLDPKLLRVIVSALLLVVSAVVALRPQLGARFTGAVVQRSVWRSGAIGLATGYYDGFFGPGAGVFMIFLFVAWLGVDFLAASGLAKATNFASNLGAIIVFALAGTIDYQIGVVMAVCAVAGSFTGSRLAIVRGAVFVRFVFLAVAWMVAARLLWQALHR